A stretch of Mustela nigripes isolate SB6536 chromosome 6, MUSNIG.SB6536, whole genome shotgun sequence DNA encodes these proteins:
- the LOC132020413 gene encoding uncharacterized protein LOC132020413, producing the protein MKQKVQEPEDLTQDDRCPETNQSRLDYGKEQLQGDLLGYKKPKLMEPARDGGKSPGQRRQSSGPRGRKKDQQPTGPGGTDYSPGEQGGLPALILWAASRGLVLAGILQVSNCSLLLRLRGAFVISTDSFGLLQHLKKKKRGEDSGSLCLSKAALFPSAGMAHGQRAALHARLVSRPDARTARCQPASKKGWVPPPCEGDLQSSQWRAPSDGWLFCCPKEASLGKSFLSPDRLVTPIA; encoded by the exons ATGAAACAGAAAGTACAGGAACCAGAAGACCTAACCCAGGATGACCGCTGTCCAGAAACCAACCAGTCCAGGCTGGACTATGGGAAGGAACAGCTCCAGGGAGATCTTCTGGGttataaaaaaccaaaactaat ggagcctgccAGGGATGGTGGCAAGAGCCCGGGGCAGAGACGGCAGAGCAGCGGGCCCAGAGGACGCAAGAAAGACCAACAGCCTACAGGCCCGGGTGGGACAG attaCAGCCCAGGTGAACAAGGAGGCTTGCCGGCCCTAATCTTGTGGGCTGCGTCCCGCGGGCTGGTGTTGGCGGGCATCCTGCAGGTGAGTAACTGCAGCCTTCTGCTCCGTCTGCGAGGAGCCTTTGTTATCTCCACAGACAGTTTTGGACTCTTACagcatttgaagaagaaaaaaagaggcgaGGACAGTGGCTCTTTGTGTCTCTCAAAGGCGGCACTGTTTCCTTCGGCTGGCATGGCCCACGGACAACGTGCTGCCCTTCACGCAAGGTTGGTTAGCCGCCCCGACGCGCGGACGGCCCGGTGCCAGCCCGCAAGCAAGAAAGGCTGGGTTCCCCCACCATGTGAGGGTGATTTGCAAAGCAGCCAATGGAGAGCACCTTCTGATGGGTGGCTCTTCTGCTGTCCCAAGGAAGCAAGTTTGGGGAAGTCCTTCCTGTCCCCTGACCGACTAGTGACTCCCATTGCTTAG